The following coding sequences are from one Bufo bufo chromosome 2, aBufBuf1.1, whole genome shotgun sequence window:
- the LOC120991156 gene encoding gastrula zinc finger protein XlCGF57.1-like, with protein MGDPPCKSEVEEDIPGDVTTDNPIKNSEGDFLLSLNYKAEEDDMQRSSGENHITLNMYPGLHSTDLSYNPSQHQESSPDQPQLTKSTGQKGGKRLWCGKAFTKRSRLSRHRRHQTGAKPYSCSECGKSFTRQSSLVTHERIHTGEKPYSCSECGRCFTQKAHLVEHKRIHTGEKPYSCLECGKCFAQKTSLIIHQRIHTGEKPYSCSECGKCFADKSGLIKHERSHTGEKPNSCSEKKPYTCLECGKRFIWKSSLVTHDRCHSGKFLCTECGKCFSKKTSLIIHQRIHTGEKPYSCSECEKCFADKSGLIKHERRSHTGEKPYSCSECGKCFINKSNLVTHKIIHTGEKPYLCSECGKCFTYKSHLITHKIIHTGEKTYLCSECGKCFAFKSHLVTHKRCHTGEKPYSCSECGKCFF; from the exons atgggcgatcccccgtgtaagagtgaggtggaagaggacattccaggagatgtcaccacag ACAATCCCATTAAGAATTCCGAGGGAGACTTCCTGTTATCACTAAATTACAAAGCAGAGGAAGATGACatgcagcgctcttcaggagaaaaccaCATTACCCTTAATATGtatccaggacttcacagtacagatctgtCTTATAATCCCTCTCAGCATCAGGAATCCTCTCCTGATCAGCCACAGTTAACCAAAAGTACAGGTCAGAAAGGTGGTAAAAGATTATGGTGTGGTAAAGCATTCACAAAAAGATCAAGACTTTCTAGACACAGAAGACATCAGACAGGAGCGAAGCCATACTCCTGTTCTGAATGTGGAAAAAGCTTTACAAGGCAATCaagtcttgttacacatgagagaattcatacaggagagaagccatattcatgttcagaatgtggcagatgttttacacagaaagcacatcttgttgaacataagagaattcacacaggggagaaaccatattcatgtctagaatgtgggaaatgttttgcacaaaAAACTAGCCTTATTattcatcagagaattcacacaggagagaagccatattcatgttcagaatgtgggaaatgttttgcagatAAGTCAGGTCTTATaaaacatgagagaagtcacacaggggagaagccgaaTTCATGTTCAGAAAAGAAACCATatacatgtttagaatgtgggaaacgttttATATGGAAATCATCACTTGTTACACATGATAGATGTCATTCAGGAAAATTTTTatgtacagaatgtgggaaatgtttttccaaaaaaacaagccttattattcatcagagaattcacacaggagagaagccatattcatgttcagaatgtgagaaatgcttTGCAGATAAGTCAGGTCTTATAAAACATGAGagaagaagtcacacaggggagaagccgtattcatgttcagaatgtgggaaatgctttataaATAAATCCAATCTTGTTACACATAagataattcacacaggagagaagccatatttatgttcagaatgtgggaaatgttttacatataAATCACATCTTATTACACATAAGAtaattcatacaggagagaagacatatttatgttcagaatgtgggaaatgttttgcattCAAATCCCATCTTGTTACACATaagagatgtcacacaggagagaaaccatattcatgttcagaatgtgggaaatgttttttttaa